gaaataatttattaatataggTAACATAAcgcacatatttttcacaCGTCAACTTATCAGAATTCGTacaattaatatttttgtaattttcaaaataatcgtgcaaatctttttcttctttccagACTTCCGGTGTCCCAGATTCATAACATCTACAAGATTCCAAATTAGGAGATTCCCTAATTTTTAATGCCACTAAATCAAAAAGTTTATCACTAACTGGtttgttattaattttattattagcACTATACTTTTTACTTATCTGATCAAAGAACCAgtattgaaaataaaaacagccATGTTTACGATCCTTATCAGATAAACCAGATAAGCTTTTTAGGTGCTTCGATACCTTAttacaaaatgttttatCCTCTTCTTTCAGGCTTCCTAAATCTTTTACACAGTAATCATCGCTATAAACCTT
This genomic window from Plasmodium cynomolgi strain B DNA, scaffold: 1564, whole genome shotgun sequence contains:
- a CDS encoding CYIR protein (putative;~vir-type antigen), translated to MMALLPENDWEKHLEKLPSYEEYKKLDDVDIKVYSDDYCVKDLGSLKEEDKTFCNKVSKHLKSLSGLSDKDRKHGCFYFQYWFFDQISKKYSANNKINNKPVSDKLFDLVALKIRESPNLESCRCYESGTPEVWKEEKDLHDYFENYKNINCTNSDKLTCEKYVRYVTYINKLFQSKEYDCCNDDELDLVSCEPYIKCEYETRPNDLLQELQKQLKAIEEKQRKFLKGM